In Subdoligranulum variabile, the genomic stretch CTGCTAGGAACAAGAAATTCATACAAAAACAAAACCGCACATACAGAAATAATCAATTTTTTGGGGAGGGAGTGCAGCGCAGTCGATACAATCGGAAGAAAAATATATGTTCCAATGATCATGGGTATGTACCAGCCATGCCCAAGACTTAGCGATTGAAGGAAAAGTGCATTGCGAATATAGGTCGAAAAGCTAAAAGGAGATTGATTATAATAGGACAAAAAAATATTATATAGCAGGAGCCATATTTCCCAAGTGATGATCAATGGAAGGAGATTTTTCTTGTAAAAATGAATGGTTTGGTCATAAGTATAAGCTCTTGAAAAAAGTAGGTAGCCCGTTAATAACATGAAAAATGGAACGCCTAATCTACCAAATGTGAAGAATGTATACATAAAACATCTTGTATACCATCCAGCTTTTGATAGATCGGTCTGAGAAAATAAAAATCCAATACTATGATTGACAACAACGCAGAAGGCAGCAAGTGCCCGAATAAAATCCAATGAATTGTATCGCTGCTTTATAACAGACATGATATCATTGCTCCTTTAAATGATCCGCCACCCATTTGATGAGCAGCTCCAGCGCCACAAGGTTGTGGCCGCCTTCGGGGACGATCAGGTCCGCTTTGCGCTTGCTGGGCTCTACGAACTGTTCGTGCATCGGTTTGACGGTGGTCAGGTACTGAGTCACTACGCTGTCCAGCGTACGGCCTCGCTCCTTCACGTCCCGCACGATACGGCGCAGAATCCGCACATCGGCATCGGTGTCCACAAAGACCTTCATATCCATCAGATCACAGAGTTCGGGAGAGTCAAAGATCAGGATGCCCTCCACGATGATGACCGGGGCCGGCTTGACGAGCACCGTCTCGTTGCTGCGGTTGTGAATGGTGTAGTCGTACACAGGAACCTGTACCGGATGTCCGGCCCGCAACTCCCGCAGATGAGCAACCATCAGTGGGGTGTCGAAGCTGTCGGGATGGTCGTAGTTCAGTTTGCAGCGTTCTTCGTAAGGCAGCTCATCGTGGCGCTTGTAGTAGCTGTCGTGGTTGATGACGCTGACCTCGTCGGCACCAAAATGGTCACGAAGCCGTTCAGTCAGAGTGGTCTTGCCGCTGCCGGTGCCGCCGGCAATCCCGATGATGATGGTATTCATTCCGTACCCTCTCTTTTACACTTCCAGATGAATCTCCCGGCCGGTGGGCTGGTAGGCACGATATTTGACGCCGGTCATATTGAACATGCGACGGCTGGCGATGCTGGCGTGCGTGTCGTGGTATTTGTCCGACAGGTAGATCAGTTCCTTGATGCCGCTTTGAATGATCGCCTTGGCACATTCGTTGCAGGGGAACAGCGTCACGTACATCCGCGCACCGGTCAGATCGTTGTGTGGGCTGTTGAGAATTGCATTCAGTTCCGAGTGGCAGACGTACATGTATTTGGTGTTCAGGTCGTCGCCTTCCCGCTCCCAGGGCATATCGTCGTCGTTGCAGCCGATGGGCATACCGTTGTAGCCCAGCGACAGGATTTTATTTTCGGGGCTGACGATGCAGGCGCCCACCTGGCTGTTGTTATCCTTGGAGCGCATGGCGGAAAGCAGGGCAATGCCCATAAAGTATTCATCCCAGCTGATATAATCCGTTCGTTTCATAGCGTCCCTTTCCTTTGTATTTTTTACATTTATTATACTGTGCGCCGTACGGTGGCGCAAGATTCTTTGTGTAAATATTTCCTGCGGGTAGCCTCGCCGCCCCGCAGATGTCGTTCGGCCTTGTTACGCTGCACTACGGTCTGCACCTCGGCCCATAAGCCGGGATGGGTGTGGCGCAGCCTGCTCTGATCTTTCCAGATCGTGCTTTTGCTCACCCCGAACACCGCGGCTGCCGCGCGCACGGTGGCGCCGCTGCGCACGATGTACCGCCCTACGGCCACAGCCCGCTCCTCCGGGTCACCTTTCATACCCTTACCCCCTCACATGGAATTTCTGTCAAATCCTATGTGAAAAAAGGTGCGGATATGTCCGAACCGCCCAAATACGCTGGAGGGAAGCGGCAAGAAACGAAAAAGCCATCCGTACAAGGCGGATGGCAGGGAACTATTCGTACATTTTTCGCCCGGCAAAGACGCAGAGCGGTCGTTTGGCTTTTCCGGTTCCGATCAGCTGGACCGCCGCAGCCAGGGTGGCGCCAGCGCTGGCGCAGGCAGGCACCCCGTCAAAGAAGAGGACTTCCTGCGCGGCGCGCTCCGCGTCGGCGGTGGTTACCGTCAACACGGTGTCCACCACATAGGGGTTGTAATTCTCCGGCACGAATCCGGGGCCAATGCCTGCAATGCCGTGCTGGCCGATGAAGCCCCCTGAAATGGCCGCACACTCGGTGGGTTCCACCGCCACAATGCGGATCATGCTGTTCCACGCTTTGATGTATTCGCCCACACCGGTGACAGTGCCGCCGCTGCCTACGCCGATGACGATGGCATCCACGGCATCGCCGGCGGCCTTGAGAATCTGCGGCCCGGTCACCCGGCGGTGGTATTCGGGATTATCATCGTTGGCAAAGTAATGGGTAAAATACCCGCCATAACGCTGGGCCGTCTCTTCCGCAATACGGTCCATTGCCCGGCGGCCGGCGCTGCTGCTGACAACAATCCTGGCTCCCAGATCCTGCAGCCGCTTACGGCGTGCGATAGGCAGGCTGCTGGGCACGACCAGGATGCAGGGATGGCCTGTGGTAGCGCAGCTTACCGCCAGCGCCGCACCGAAACTGCCCGAACTGGCTTCCACCACCGGCATGCCGGGCTTCAGCGCACCCCTTTCGGTGGCAAGGGCCAGCATCGTTTCGGCAAGACCGTCCTTGGAGGTGCCTGTTGCGCCGCCGAAATCCAGATACGCCAGAATACTGGAACTCAGATTGTGGCGGCCGGAATAACCGTCCAGGCGCACAACGGGAGAACGGTAGACTTCCTGATAGTAGCTTTTGAGAATTCCCACGGCAGACACCTCCTTTCGCGCAGGGCAGAGTATTCCATATTATAACACACTCCGACCGGTTTTGCACGGAAAAACCGGAAACCTCCTCTCATTTTTGTAGCATGGCGGAGGGGCAAGCGGCTGATTTTACGCCGGAATGTGTAAAAAAGTAGGGAAATCCCCTTGACTTTCCCGTTGCTCCCTGTTATAATTCATAGGCTGGATGTAAAGAAAAAAACTTTACACAACATGTCAGATACAGGAAGGGGCGCAGATTATGGCGGGCAAACCGCAGAAAAATCTGGCCTACTCGGTCCTGCTGGACTTTTACGGCCCGGTCCTGACCGAGAAGCAGCGCCTGATCCTGACAGAGTATTATGACGAGGATCTTTCCCTGGCCGAGATCGCCGAAAATTTCGGCATTACCCGGCAGGGGGTGCGGGACGCCATCAAGCATGGCGAGGCCGCTCTGGACGAACTGGAAGCCAAACTGGGGAATGCGCGGCACCACACGGCGACGCAGCAGGACCTGACGCGGCTGCGCCAGCTGGTCATGGAGATCCGGTGCTGCAACTCGGGACTCTTCAATCCGGTCCCGCAGATCCGCACCGACACCGACGAAATGCTTCGGATTTTGGACCGATTGGATACGCAGGAGGATACCGATGGCCTTTGAATCATTGACAGAGCGCCTGAACGGCGTATTCAAAAAGCTGCGCGGCAAGGGCAAGCTCAATGAAGCGGACATCAAGGCGGCCATGCGGGAAGTCCGTATGGCGCTGTTGGAAGCCGACGTCAACTACAAGGTTGCCAAGGATTTCTGTGCGCAGGTCTCGGAGCGTGCCATGGGTCAGGAG encodes the following:
- a CDS encoding acyltransferase, yielding MSVIKQRYNSLDFIRALAAFCVVVNHSIGFLFSQTDLSKAGWYTRCFMYTFFTFGRLGVPFFMLLTGYLLFSRAYTYDQTIHFYKKNLLPLIITWEIWLLLYNIFLSYYNQSPFSFSTYIRNALFLQSLSLGHGWYIPMIIGTYIFLPIVSTALHSLPKKLIISVCAVLFLYEFLVPSSNWLLPFLNQPTIVTQLDLSFGGGQYGLYFILGYIFAKMSPSTCKKFQHRIFSFIIFVLFFLTVIIEMICVEGVWYNFFSLPIMSSLLFIRLKGIHLGNLLSFIQSLSLCSFGIYLLHYPLLMIFYRHLGTDCNPFIWSISLALITYCIAFLLVYAISKFFHCGQILFLKKY
- the udk gene encoding uridine kinase, with the translated sequence MNTIIIGIAGGTGSGKTTLTERLRDHFGADEVSVINHDSYYKRHDELPYEERCKLNYDHPDSFDTPLMVAHLRELRAGHPVQVPVYDYTIHNRSNETVLVKPAPVIIVEGILIFDSPELCDLMDMKVFVDTDADVRILRRIVRDVKERGRTLDSVVTQYLTTVKPMHEQFVEPSKRKADLIVPEGGHNLVALELLIKWVADHLKEQ
- a CDS encoding deoxycytidylate deaminase, whose amino-acid sequence is MKRTDYISWDEYFMGIALLSAMRSKDNNSQVGACIVSPENKILSLGYNGMPIGCNDDDMPWEREGDDLNTKYMYVCHSELNAILNSPHNDLTGARMYVTLFPCNECAKAIIQSGIKELIYLSDKYHDTHASIASRRMFNMTGVKYRAYQPTGREIHLEV
- a CDS encoding sporulation transcriptional regulator SpoIIID, coding for MKGDPEERAVAVGRYIVRSGATVRAAAAVFGVSKSTIWKDQSRLRHTHPGLWAEVQTVVQRNKAERHLRGGEATRRKYLHKESCATVRRTV
- a CDS encoding pyridoxal-phosphate dependent enzyme; this encodes MGILKSYYQEVYRSPVVRLDGYSGRHNLSSSILAYLDFGGATGTSKDGLAETMLALATERGALKPGMPVVEASSGSFGAALAVSCATTGHPCILVVPSSLPIARRKRLQDLGARIVVSSSAGRRAMDRIAEETAQRYGGYFTHYFANDDNPEYHRRVTGPQILKAAGDAVDAIVIGVGSGGTVTGVGEYIKAWNSMIRIVAVEPTECAAISGGFIGQHGIAGIGPGFVPENYNPYVVDTVLTVTTADAERAAQEVLFFDGVPACASAGATLAAAVQLIGTGKAKRPLCVFAGRKMYE
- the ylxM gene encoding YlxM family DNA-binding protein, with the protein product MAGKPQKNLAYSVLLDFYGPVLTEKQRLILTEYYDEDLSLAEIAENFGITRQGVRDAIKHGEAALDELEAKLGNARHHTATQQDLTRLRQLVMEIRCCNSGLFNPVPQIRTDTDEMLRILDRLDTQEDTDGL